Below is a genomic region from Dyella terrae.
AGCCGTAACGCGGGTAATGGTGCGCGCGGGCGTAAAGATGGCTGATGCGCGCTTGCTTACCCTGTTTCATGAGGTACAGCGCGAATTCGGCGCCAAAGCTGCCTCGCTCGACGTGCTCCTCGGCCACGCACAGGTGGCCTGTGCGGTCGATCTGCTCGAGCAGTTCGGCGGGCGGGGCATGGCGATGAATGGGCAGCTCCGCGACGGCCCAGAGGCTGGGTCGGGTGGCCTCAGGCATCTCGCGCAGGACCTGGATGTAGGTCCCGGCGAGGGGGCCCACGGCGACGACGGGCGCGCCATGGCCCTTCAGCAGCTGACGCCACGGTGCATAGGCCGGCACCTCGAAATCGGCGGGCTGTTCGCCACGGCCGAGTCGGATGTAGCTGGCCGTGGAGCTGTCACCAGCCGCATCGATCACCGCAGGAATGTCCTGGTCGAACACCGGCACATAGGCCGTAAGGTTCGGCAGGGCCAGGAGGATGCCGTAGTCCTCGATGGCGTGGTGGGTCGGACCCATCACCCCATAACCGTAGCCGCCACCATTGCCGACGAGCTTGACGGGCAGGTGGTGGAAGGCAATGTCATTGCGGATCTGCTCGAAGGGTCGTGCATAGCAGAACGGCGCAATGCTGTAGACCCAGGCGTCCAGCCCCTGGCGTGCCAGCGCGGCGGCGACCGAGATCATGTTCTGTTCGGCGACGCCCGCATTGATGAAGCGCTCGCCCATGGTTTGCTGCAGCGGTTCCAGCGCCATGAATCCAAGATCACCCGTCAGGAACACCATGTTCGGGTTCTTGGAGCGCGCTACCAGCGAATCACACAATGGCTTTCTCATGAACGCGAAAGCTCCTCGATCGCA
It encodes:
- a CDS encoding transketolase, encoding MRKPLCDSLVARSKNPNMVFLTGDLGFMALEPLQQTMGERFINAGVAEQNMISVAAALARQGLDAWVYSIAPFCYARPFEQIRNDIAFHHLPVKLVGNGGGYGYGVMGPTHHAIEDYGILLALPNLTAYVPVFDQDIPAVIDAAGDSSTASYIRLGRGEQPADFEVPAYAPWRQLLKGHGAPVVAVGPLAGTYIQVLREMPEATRPSLWAVAELPIHRHAPPAELLEQIDRTGHLCVAEEHVERGSFGAEFALYLMKQGKQARISHLYARAHHYPRYGSQNYLRKASGLDPQSLLLALADPS